A section of the Rhipicephalus sanguineus isolate Rsan-2018 chromosome 11, BIME_Rsan_1.4, whole genome shotgun sequence genome encodes:
- the LOC119373781 gene encoding GTP cyclohydrolase 1 feedback regulatory protein has product MRTWVARRTQLTQLRFHGFHARTDLRAHCAVSAMPYLLISTQIRLENGPTIVGDRNSDPTLMEHLCARKITQPGNDFPEYRTDDPPRTVLNKLELMGYRVVAMSGIGQTCIWTLHKQ; this is encoded by the exons ATGCGCACGTGGGTCGCGCGACGCACGCAGCTGACGCAGCTGCGGTTTCACGGGTTTCACGCACGTACGGATTTGCGTGCGCACTGCGCGGTGTCCGCGATGCCGTACCTGTTGATCTCAACCCAGATCCGATTG GAGAACGGGCCGACAATCGTAGGAGACCGAAACAGCGATCCCACTCTGATGGAGCATCTTTGCGCGCGCAAGATCACCCAGCCCGGAAACGACTT CCCTGAGTACCGGACCGACGATCCACCCCGCACTGTTTTGAACAAGCTAGAGTTGATGGGCTACCGCGTGGTGGCAATGTCCGGCATTGGCCAGACTTGCATCTGGACTTTACACAAGCAGTGA